One Glycine max cultivar Williams 82 chromosome 6, Glycine_max_v4.0, whole genome shotgun sequence DNA segment encodes these proteins:
- the LOC100782449 gene encoding U-box domain-containing protein 4 produces MFNHDSFSAFSDCNSDRSAEFPTPSSENSDELIRQLVLKLVSCSIEEQKQATMEIRLLAKNKQENRPKIAKAGAIQPLISLLPSSDLQLQEYVVTAILNLSLCDENKELIASHGAVKALVAPLERGTATAKENAACALVRLSHNREEEKVAIGRAGAIPHLVKLLEGGGLRGKKDAATALYALCSAKENKVRAVRAGIMRGLVELMADLGSSMVDKAVYVVSVVVGVAEARAALVEEGGIPVLVEIVEVGTQRQKDIAAGVLLQICEESVVYRTMVSREGAIPPLVALSQSNSNRAKQKAQKLIQLLPQPRSANGAAPTSEMPPIQH; encoded by the exons ATGTTCAACCATGATTCCTTCTCCGCTTTCAGCGACTGCAACAGCGACAGATCCGCCGAATTTCCCACGCCGTCTTCTGAGAATTCCGACGAACTCATTCGGCAACTTGTTCTCAAATTGGTCTCCTGTTCCATTGAGGAACAAAAACAAGCGACGATGGAAATCAGGTTACTCGCCAAGAACAAGCAAGAGAACCGCCCCAAAATCGCAAAAGCCGGCGCCATTCAGCCCTTGATTTCACTCTTACCATCATCAGACCTTCAGCTTCAGGAATACGTGGTGACCGCGATTCTGAATCTCTCCCTCTGCGACGAGAACAAGGAGCTCATCGCTTCTCATGGAGCGGTGAAGGCGCTGGTGGCGCCGCTGGAGAGAGGGACGGCGACGGCGAAGGAGAACGCGGCGTGCGCCTTGGTTCGTTTATCGCACAACAGGGAGGAAGAGAAGGTGGCGATAGGGAGGGCGGGGGCGATTCCGCATCTGGTGAAGCTTCTAGAAGGAGGGGGATTGCGCGGGAAGAAGGACGCGGCGACTGCGCTCTACGCGCTGTGTTCGGCCAAGGAGAATAAGGTGAGGGCGGTGAGGGCGGGGATTATGAGGGGGCTGGTGGAGCTGATGGCGGACTTGGGGTCGAGCATGGTGGACAAGGCGGTGTACGTGGTGAGCGTGGTGGTGGGGGTGGCGGAGGCGAGGGCGGCGCTGGTGGAGGAAGGAGGGATTCCGGTGCTGGTGGAGATAGTGGAGGTGGGGACGCAGAGGCAGAAGGATATTGCGGCTGGGGTGTTGTTGCAGATTTGTGAGGAGAGTGTGGTGTACCGTACTATGGTGTCCCGCGAAGGAGCCATTCCTCCATTGGTTGCTTTGTCCCAGTCAAATTCCAATCGCGCCAAGCAAAAG GCTCAGAAACTAATACAACTTCTACCACAACCAAGATCCGCCAATGGCGCTGCTCCCACCTCGGAAATGCCACCAATCCAACACTGA
- the LOC100779761 gene encoding F-box/kelch-repeat protein At5g43190 has protein sequence MVPHPYHKGHLLLFYYSTLKTHYRKLQRRTLPYSETTIMDPRIWSKLPPDVVEHILLLLPLKTLLNLRPTCKAFTCLLFSPSFVSKHSSSLSSSSLSPFSSFLLLSHPQFPHYFRLYDSNLCSWRTLSLSLSNSLPFSSSFTLVSSSGGLFCLFNPTSSTFLVYNLFVKSFRKIESPTSLSLYLGHVTFVTTPLGYYIVLLRSKSTSNTSVFVYDSNELSCRSFEGFNAVLSGSIHQQGTFFDGGLYFTTPEPFSVVPIDLDSGRWERHVAELPQQVTFMRLVSDGEGKLYLLSGIGNDGILRSIKLWELTKGERVWVEVVVLPEIRCRKFVWVC, from the coding sequence ATGGTGCCGCATCCATACCATAAGGGACACCTGCTTCTCTTTTATTACAGCACTCTCAAAACACATTATAGGAAACTCCAAAGAAGAACCCTTCCTTATTCAGAAACAACAATAATGGACCCTAGAATATGGAGCAAACTACCTCCTGATGTTGTAGAACACATACTTTTGTTACTTCCTCTCAAAACACTCTTGAATCTCAGACCCACTTGCAAGGCCTTCACCTGTCTCCTCTTTTCACCTTCATTTGTTTCCAAACACTCTTCTTCtttatcttcttcctctttatcacccttctcttcctttctcttaCTCTCCCATCCTCAATTCCCTCACTATTTCCGTCTCTACGATTCCAACCTTTGCTCTTGGCgaaccctctctctctccctctccaaCTCTCTAcccttctcttcttccttcacTCTTGTTTCCTCCTCTGGTGGCCTCTTTTGTCTCTTCAACCCCACCTCTTCTACCTTTCTTGTGTACAACCTCTTTGTCAAGTCCTTCAGAAAAATCGAATCCCCAACAAGTCTTTCTCTTTATTTGGGACATGTCACTTTTGTTACCACCCCTCTTGGCTACTACATAGTACTTCTTCGTTCAAAGTCAACTTCCAACACTAGTGTCTTTGTTTATGATTCTAACGAACTCTCTTGTCGGTCTTTTGAGGGTTTCAATGCTGTTCTCAGCGGCAGTATTCACCAGCAGGGTACTTTCTTCGATGGGGGCTTGTATTTCACAACCCCGGAACCATTTTCAGTGGTGCCTATTGATTTGGATAGTGGAAGATGGGAGAGACACGTTGCTGAGTTGCCACAACAAGTCACTTTCATGAGGCTGGTGAGTGATGGAGAAGGGAAGTTGTACTTGCTTAGTGGTATTGGGAACGATGGAATCTTGAGGAGCATCAAGTTGTGGGAATTAACAAAGGGTGAAAGGGTTTGGGTGGAAGTGGTGGTGTTGCCTGAGATTAGGTGTAGGAAATTTGTGTGGGTTTGTTAA